GGGACGGTGTGGAAGACCTTTCCTCTGACATTTATGGCTTTGGAAAAGGACTCGTTCTCGGTTTATATGAGATCGGAAAAGGCATCGTCACGGTAGCCAGTGACGCTGGGATCGTGTACACCTCCCATCAACTTCCCGATTCCGTAGAACCCGATTTTCTAAAGGAAGCAGCGGATAAACGAGTCGAAGGCTATAAAGCCGCCGCCATGCAGGCGATCAAGGATCCAATGGGTGTCGCTGAATCAATCACACAATCCTTCTCCGATACCTATGAAGATGAAGGAGTAGCTTATGTCGCAGGGAATGTCTCTACAGCCTTTATCCCATATATCGGCATGGCAGGGAAATCATCCACCCTCGCCAAAGTCGCTGGAAAGATCCCGAACGCCAACTTAAGCAAGGTAGCTGGAAGCAGCAAAGTAGACGTCGCAGCCATCGTGAAAAAGCATAACGCCTTTGAAGGTATCAAGCGTGGCATGGGAGAATTTGTTCAGGACGTTAAAGGTGGCATGCAGGTTGCTGGGAATCCGAATAGGGTGGCTGTTGGGGCGAATGGATCTGTACCGAGTAATGTCGTAAACTCTACCGTTGTACGAAGAGAAATGGATGATTCGATTAGTAGGATTGTAGGGAGTAAAGATTCAGGTATAACTTTCAAGAGTCCTGGAGAATATTTTGACCACATCAATGACATTGGTAAACGAAGTGACTTAACGAATGAAGAAAAATTAGCGAAGATTCATGAAGCGTATGATAGATTAGAAGTAAAAGGCGATGTTACAGTCGTCTCTGATACGAAGTATTTGGAACCTGACGGATTTGGTAAGAATGGTCGAATGTTGATGGATTGGCCAGAGAACATGGGATTTGAAGAAGGTTCAATTCAGACGATTACTAGAAATAACCCTTTACCCGAAAGATGGGATCGAATTGGTGGAAAAGGTGGAGTGAATTTTACTACTTTACCTGATAATGGTGGTCCGTATACTTACAATCAACGTGCTATACCATATCTAGAAAACCCTGAAGCAAGGCACGTAGGAAACTTTGATAATGAATCCTATTTTGATGCTATTGATGCAATTAAAAGTGATAATCTTGAAGATCTGAATCGTATTGTCGTAGCTAATGGGAAAAAGCCATTTTCAGAGGTTGATTTTGACTTGTTAACTTCAGTCTATAAAGAATACCAAGAGGATCTAAAGGAAGTACTTGGGAAGGTTGACACTACTTATGGATTGAAAGGAACTGCTGCTCCATGGAGGAGTCGTTTTACAGGAGAGGAATTAATGGATGGTGGAGCCGAACAAATTGTAACACCACTGAGTGGTGAAATTCTAGAAAAGATCGGAGTTATACCTGAATATTAGGAGGAGTACAATTTATGACGAAACAAGAGTTCTTAAAAAGATATAAGGATGAAAACCTAACTATTGGTGCAGAGTATATGATGGTACTTGATAGTATCACAGATGAACCACTTGTAGTGGGATGTGCATACGATCAAGGGGTGTGGAAAATTTATCAAACAAAAGAGCGAGGTGGCCACTACGTAATTAAAGAAAAAGATACTGAAGAAGAGGCGTTTAATTATTTTTATGAGCTAGTATTAACTTTAAATGACTGGCGTAAAAATTGAAATCACATGCACAATTATAAGCAACTATTGGTCGGCTAAATGCCGACTTTTTTCTTTTTCGAAATAGCCGTCTTGCTGAAGAAAGATATAAAAGAGGAGGAATTATGACAAAACAAGAATTCTTACAAAGATACAAAGATGAGAAACTAAATATAGGAGATGAATACTTGATGGTTCTGGATGCAATAACAGATGAACCACTCGTATTAGGTTGTGTATATAATCAAGGGAAATGGAAGGTTTTTGAAACAAGAGAGCGTGGTGGGCACTTCGTAATGAAAGAAATGGATAACGAAAGTGAAGCATTTGATTTCTTTTATGAAATAGTTTTAAGCCAACATAAAATACAAAGTAACTAAGCACACACTGTAGTCTTTTATCATGGGTGAACAGACATAGGGACAGGTTCCTTGTCTCTTAGCATTGCTAGGATGGTTCTCATGATGCAATATTTCGAAAAACGTTAAAAGAAGCATTCATTTTTCCAATAATGAATGCTTCTTTTATTTATGAGGTGGAATCACCAGAACCGTCCCGGCGATTCTCCTTCATTGGTATTATCAGTTTACAAAAGCAACGCCGACGATGATCAATAGAACGAACAAGACAACAATTAGGGCGAAGCTGTTATTGTATCCAGACATAGTTATCACTCCTGTGATTTTCAAGTTAAGAGGTAATGGATCACTCTCATTAATAGAATATGCAATCGTTTGAAAGGAGTGAGGACAAGTAGTGAAAATAGTCTTTAGTGGTTTAATGTATCGGGGGTCAGGTACGTGCCGGACCCCCTCTTTAGTTCCGGTTCACAAAAAGCTCATATCAGCTGATAATACAATCCGAATTTCGTATCATACCACAATAATTTGCCATGCTTGCTTTTAGGAAGACGTGCTTGTAAATTCCATTCCGGATATTGCTTCATAATTCGAACTTGATCTCCGGTTGCAAAAGCAATAAAGGAGATATAGTGATTTTTAGACATCGGATGTTTGCTAGAAATATACCATTCATTGTCAATATCCATGATGTTAAGTTGGTTTTCAGTTGTTGCTTTCTTTGCTTCTAATCGATCTAATTTTCTTCCGCAGCAAGATATGGAAATATCTCCAGTTGCTAAAGCGATATTTTGACATAATTCACATACAAAGTAATTTGATTTTTTCATATTTCCTCCTACAAAATCATTTGACGCTAAATCACCATCTAAGATACTTTCAATGTTAACTCCTAACAGTTCAGATAACTGTGGTAATAGCGAAATATCTGGATAGCCATAACCTCGCTCCCACTTTGAAACGGTTCGATCAGAAATGTTCATTAGATCGGCTAATTGCTTCTGAGTAAGGCGTTTTTCCTTCCTCAAACTATAAATTAGTTCTCCCACTTTACTATTGTTCATCGTATTCTCCTCCTACTACGCTTCTATCTTATAAGCTAATAAGCTCAGTAACAACAAACGTTCCGTAGAGTTTTTTTATAAAGAAACATGGTGACGATTCGAGATTGAAAAAAGGTCTAATTTGGTCCTAATAGTTTAGGTCATTTTATCGTGGGTGATTCGCACTGATTTTTTCATATCATCCAAAGGTCACGCTTTTTATGAAGCTTGTAAAAATTGTTGGGAACATCTACTTAAAAATAAGAGAACGCTCACTAGCTCATATGAACCAACTTTGATTATATGTCTTTGAACGGTAGAACATTGTTTGAAAATTATGCTAGATTTAAGGCGCGCTGATACATAAAAGAAACATACTGCTTGATAAAAGAGGTTACTACGCTTTGTTATGTCTCAGTTCTCTTTTTGACTTAAAAGACTATTACGTTCTCTTTCGCCTGAATGAAGGTGTTAGGACATAAATAATCAAAAAAGTAGGAGGCATTACTATGTTAAAGAAATCGATTTTAGTTGTTTTTACGTTGGTTCTGTTGTTTAGTGGATATCAATTTGGTCTTCCGTCGGCTCTTGCGATCCCTCCTGGAACACCGTCAAAGTCTGCCGCTCAATCTCAATTGGATTCCTTGACTGTACAGTCTGAAGATTCTATGTCCGGATACTCACGTGATAAATTCTCACACTGGATTGGACAGGGGAATGGCTGTGACACGCGTCAATTGGTGCTGCAGAGGGATGCTGATTATTACAGCGGTGACTGTCCTGTAACGTCTGGTAAATGGTACAGCTACTTTGATGGCGTGCAAGTGTATGACCCGTCTGATTTAGATATCGACCATATGGTTCCGTTGGCAGAGGCGTGGCGTTCAGGAGCAAGTAGTTGGAGCACACAAAAGCGAGAGGATTACGCGAATGACCTTGATGGTCCGCATCTTATTGCAGTAACGGCAAGCAGCAACCGCTCCAAGGGTGACCAGGATCCGTCTACTTGGAAGCCAACGCGTTACAGTGCTCACTGCGGGTATGCAAAGTGGTGGATCAATACGAAGTATGACTATGATTTAAGCCTTCAGTCTTCAGAGAAATCGGCTCTTCAAAGCATGCTGAATACGTGTAGTTATTAATTCGGGTTAGTTGATAGTTTGATCGTTTCGACAAGCTGAGGAGGTGCGCTCAAATGAAACAAAAGTCGTCCATTTTCACTGCAACTCACGGTGTTATGACCGAAGAAGTAGGTGTGATTAGCGGGGAGCTTGAACTGGTGACTTCCTGTGATGAGAAAGGCGGTCTCACGCTTCGCATCACGTATGTAGGAGCAGAGGAGTGGTACACGCTCCCTGGGAAAGAATACCGCTTACACGATGTGCGTGACCATGAAGTCATTCACCGTTTGCTCGTATCGGTGCTTGAGCGCTCTTAAAATTCGACAAGTGACAGGCACCATGCAACCATGCACCATGGACAAGCAACATGCGACGGCTATGGTGCCCTGCCCCTATGTCCCCAGGAACACCGAGCCCGTTGGTGCATTAAGTGTTGGGGAAAGGGATGGTTGAAATTTGATCATCATCTCGAGAAGGTTATGAAATGATGTATTGGAAAATAGAAGGGAGAGCTAATGATGGATTTTTTAGCTCTCCCTTTTGTTATATATTGATATTGTGGTTGAGAAAGTCCTTCCTGAATGCTTTTTTCTTTAGTCAATGATCCCTTAGGTATATAGTCCATGTTATCAGGTTTGTGGTTTCCTGGAAAACTCTCTGTTGTTGTTAAATAAAGCTTCTCTCTGTATGTGCGGTTCATTCATTGTTTGACACCGTAAGAGGACTAATGGCTCAATTATATGCAATGATGTAAAAACTGATTTACACATCGAAAGGTTTTGCCTATACTTTACTTTATAAATCGAAATCGTTTCGATTTATAAAGTAAAAAGTGAGGTGACTTTCTTGAAAGAAAAATATGAACTCCTTTGTTCGTTGAAAGTAATCGAAGTGGAGATTGCGGAACTCGCTCGATATGCACAGGAATTCGATGGATGCTACGATCTTTTGAAAAGCAAATTGGATGATTTATGTGCGTTCATCAATCGGAAAGAGAACATTGTGAAATGGAACCAGTGGAGCGAATTAGAGGAGGTTCAGGAGCTTTCACAGCAGCTGCGTGAAACATCGGTCAACGCTCTATGTGACGTGGAGAAATACCAGTCCATTCGAGCTCAGCAGGTTGGACTCCCAGTTGGACAATACGTGTCGTCTTTGGCGCAGTCTGTTAGGGATGAATACCACAACTTCGGCATACATAGTGAATCAAACGTGCTGTTTATTGGATCTGGAGCATTTCCAACAACAGCCTTAACGATTGCGAAAGAAACTGGTGCTAATGTGATTTGCTTGGACATCGATCATGAAGCCATTGAGTTGTCCAGGGAAGTGGCACGTGCATCGGGGCTCGAAAAACAGATTGCGTTTCTTCATGGTGATATTACCGCACAACATGAATTTGAGACTATCACTCATGTCTTTATTGCTTCTCTTGTGAAAGATAAACTTGAAGTGATCGACGTACTTAAGGAGAAGGTGTGGGAAGGGACAAAGGTAATCGTCAGATTTGGAAACGGTTTGAAATCGATTTTTAATTATCCAATCGATGAGATCATCACAGGTAATTGGCTACAGCGTACTGTCCCTCATGAGAAAAGTGACAGCATTTACGAAACACTCGTACTTGAGAAAAAGAGCAAGGTGATGACATGAGTATACAACATACATTGATTGTCGGTGCAGGTCCTGCAGCAATTCAAACAGCCGTTGCTGTTTCGAAGAGCTGGGAGGGAGAAGTGTCACTAGTAAATCATAATAGTTCTTATTCGCGGGAAGTAAAGAACCAGCTCGAGAAATCTGAAAATGTGATTACAGCCATTGCACCAAATCGACCTTCTCTTTCTGGTAAGGTCAAGATTACGCGTTTTTATGATGGGTTTGCAACCGTTGAGGATCGATTTGACGTGATAATCTTATGCGTTCCAAGCTACAGTTATCATGACGTTCTTCAGGCTCTTCGGATAGAAAAATTAATACAACTTAAGACGATTATTTTATTGTCACCCGTAGTTGGATCGAACGAACTCGTTAGTAATTTGGTTCACGACTCAGGTAGGAGTATTGAGTTGATTAGTCTTTCTACTTATTTCGCTGCTACTAAATTCGTCCCTGACGGTAACCTCGTTTCGTTCACGAAGGCGGTGAAGAAGCGAATTTACCTTGCTACAAACAAAAAAACGGGGCGTGATCTTCGCCTTGTAGAGAAGTTATTAGCGGAAGCTGGTATTGAGACAGTCGTGAAGGAAAACGCGATTGATGTGGAATGTCGGAACATCACCACGTACGTCCATCCTCCGTTCTTTATTAATCCCTTCTCATTAAACGAAATCTTTTCTGAGAAAAAATCCTTGAAATCCCTATACAAGCTTTATCCGGAAGGGCCAATCACGCAAGAAACAATCAGAATGATGGTGAAGCTGTGGAAGGAGATTTCAGCTCTCGTCGTGGAGCTAGGTGGAAATCCAATTAATTTACTTCAATTTCTTAACGACGATAACTACCCTGTGCATGATGAGTCGCTGTCACGGTCTGATTTAGATAGGTTCTGTGAAGTTGAATCTGTTAAGCAGGAGTACTTACTGTACATTCGTTACGCTTCCATCTTGATCGACCCCTTTTCAAAACCTAATAAAAACGGTGCATACTTCGACTTCTCTAAGGTACCGTATAAGCAAATTTCGAGAACAGAATCCGGAGAATGGCGCGTGCCTAGGATCCCGTTCGAAGACTATAAGAATTTAAAGCAAATGCACCGCATGGGAGTAGAGAAAGGTATCAGTATGCCGGAAATAGTCCGATTGATTCAATTATTCGAACGGAAAGCTCACGAATGGCAGTATTTGAAAGGTGAGCGGATAACAGGAATGAGAAGTGAGCAAAGGGTGAAGGTATGAGAAATGGAGTTATTCTTGCCATTCTATCTTCATTGATTTTCAGTATGATGAATGTGCTCGTCAAAAGTGTAAGTGACACCGTGCCAACTTCAGAGATCGTCTTTTTTAGAAGTTTCATAGGAACGTTACTCATCTATTTCTTCATGAAGAGAAGCAAGGTTCGTTTCTCGAGGAAAGGGATTCCATTTCTAATGTTGCGCGGCATCTTTGGAGCACTGTATTTACTAGCATACTTCTATACGATTTCAAAAATTCCACTCGCGGATGCAAGCATTCTCGCACATCTCTCTCCTTTCTTTGCTGTGTTCTTTTCCTATCTGTTCTTAAAAGAACGAGTTTCTAAGCGAGTTATACTGATACTGCCTCTCGTTCTTGTTGGAATTGTATTGTTAACGAAGCCAGGAGCGTACTCGGCGTACTCGCTTTTTGCTCTTGTTGGTGTGGCAAGTGCTCTTTTTGCAGGAGCTGCTGCTGTGAGCATTCGTTTTCTAAGCAAAGCGCATCATTCATTTGAAATCGTATTTTATTTTTTGGCCACTGGTACCCTTATTACCATTCCACTAATGTGGAACAATTTTGTGCTTCCTTCGCCTACAGAATTGTCTATTCTAGTCGGAATTGGGGTTGTATCACTGCTCGGCCAGGTGTTCTTAACGAAGGCTTTTACACATGAAAGTGTTGTTGTTGTTGAAATCGCTCGTTACATAGGGATCGTGTTTAACATACTGTGGGGTTTTCTTTTTTGGGCAGAGGTACCTGATCTACTCACTGTAACTGGAGGGATGCTTATCGTTACTTCATGCATCTTGCTCTCTCGAAAAAAACAGCCAGTCCAAAAGTCGAAAATATCTTTCGTACCGGTATGGAAAAAGTAGTTAAAGGGATAAAAAGTTATTGACGTGAGGTTATCCGATGAGTATAAGTCATCCATTGTAAATAGTAATTATTTCGATTTAATGGAACGACGTCTCGTGTTATGGATTATAGTTTTTTCGGAATTTAAATCGTAATGATTTTGTTTTGTGGGGGTGTTCAATGAATTGTGTCGATTGGTACATAAGAAACTTTTTAACAATTTAATACTAGAGGAGAGAACAATGATGAAAAATAAGAAAACCATAGCGGGACTCCTGCTGATCCTGTTATTAATCATAATCACAGGTTGCACAGATGAGGCAGGAACAGAGAAAAACCAATCAACCTCAAAAGATAAATCATTAACGATTTTATTCAGCTTTGCCTCGAAAACCATTGATCCTCACCAAGATTGGATGGGGGTGCGAGCTGGAATCGCTGAAACGCTTGTAAAACTTGATGATGATCTTGCGATTAAGCCGTGGC
The sequence above is drawn from the Pseudalkalibacillus hwajinpoensis genome and encodes:
- a CDS encoding YjcZ family sporulation protein; translated protein: MSGYNNSFALIVVLFVLLIIVGVAFVN
- a CDS encoding helix-turn-helix domain-containing protein; this translates as MNNSKVGELIYSLRKEKRLTQKQLADLMNISDRTVSKWERGYGYPDISLLPQLSELLGVNIESILDGDLASNDFVGGNMKKSNYFVCELCQNIALATGDISISCCGRKLDRLEAKKATTENQLNIMDIDNEWYISSKHPMSKNHYISFIAFATGDQVRIMKQYPEWNLQARLPKSKHGKLLWYDTKFGLYYQLI
- a CDS encoding HNH endonuclease family protein → MLKKSILVVFTLVLLFSGYQFGLPSALAIPPGTPSKSAAQSQLDSLTVQSEDSMSGYSRDKFSHWIGQGNGCDTRQLVLQRDADYYSGDCPVTSGKWYSYFDGVQVYDPSDLDIDHMVPLAEAWRSGASSWSTQKREDYANDLDGPHLIAVTASSNRSKGDQDPSTWKPTRYSAHCGYAKWWINTKYDYDLSLQSSEKSALQSMLNTCSY
- a CDS encoding nicotianamine synthase family protein, whose protein sequence is MKEKYELLCSLKVIEVEIAELARYAQEFDGCYDLLKSKLDDLCAFINRKENIVKWNQWSELEEVQELSQQLRETSVNALCDVEKYQSIRAQQVGLPVGQYVSSLAQSVRDEYHNFGIHSESNVLFIGSGAFPTTALTIAKETGANVICLDIDHEAIELSREVARASGLEKQIAFLHGDITAQHEFETITHVFIASLVKDKLEVIDVLKEKVWEGTKVIVRFGNGLKSIFNYPIDEIITGNWLQRTVPHEKSDSIYETLVLEKKSKVMT
- a CDS encoding opine metallophore biosynthesis dehydrogenase; its protein translation is MSIQHTLIVGAGPAAIQTAVAVSKSWEGEVSLVNHNSSYSREVKNQLEKSENVITAIAPNRPSLSGKVKITRFYDGFATVEDRFDVIILCVPSYSYHDVLQALRIEKLIQLKTIILLSPVVGSNELVSNLVHDSGRSIELISLSTYFAATKFVPDGNLVSFTKAVKKRIYLATNKKTGRDLRLVEKLLAEAGIETVVKENAIDVECRNITTYVHPPFFINPFSLNEIFSEKKSLKSLYKLYPEGPITQETIRMMVKLWKEISALVVELGGNPINLLQFLNDDNYPVHDESLSRSDLDRFCEVESVKQEYLLYIRYASILIDPFSKPNKNGAYFDFSKVPYKQISRTESGEWRVPRIPFEDYKNLKQMHRMGVEKGISMPEIVRLIQLFERKAHEWQYLKGERITGMRSEQRVKV
- a CDS encoding DMT family transporter; the protein is MRNGVILAILSSLIFSMMNVLVKSVSDTVPTSEIVFFRSFIGTLLIYFFMKRSKVRFSRKGIPFLMLRGIFGALYLLAYFYTISKIPLADASILAHLSPFFAVFFSYLFLKERVSKRVILILPLVLVGIVLLTKPGAYSAYSLFALVGVASALFAGAAAVSIRFLSKAHHSFEIVFYFLATGTLITIPLMWNNFVLPSPTELSILVGIGVVSLLGQVFLTKAFTHESVVVVEIARYIGIVFNILWGFLFWAEVPDLLTVTGGMLIVTSCILLSRKKQPVQKSKISFVPVWKK